The following are encoded together in the Eriocheir sinensis breed Jianghai 21 chromosome 28, ASM2467909v1, whole genome shotgun sequence genome:
- the LOC127004655 gene encoding cellular tumor antigen p53-like isoform X1, which produces MTSVYVDGTERVAASGWSPGTRLKDSAMNENQQDSEPLLDDADYQLLRSDSFLNRLGSNNFASLIEAPAAPIPENDVAQQQPQPLHHHQPPHHPPQQQQQLEMQLLHDADIIDPLFIDSSLLAVPQSNLHLDPNESWSQVETIQSETDSLSSLLNHEAPVAIVDGSSSISYLPDSTPTQVVPSLQAWPGQYDFQISLPIENKDRNKWCFSTEQNKLYLCPHVAVPINIQLLQFIDASITITPVFRDSRHRVQPVVPCFNCKSKINNDTKDHLVMVEGQECDYKMVNDRFVVSVPLHPPPPGEAASTLLLLLNCLTSCVGGPNRRPFCLVFTLHDNTGAVIGRQILDLKCCKCPSRDLLNEDRAAIRNREHALHSHPPGDRSQALKRSAPVTTTGDKKRRFNIKLEPGTEQRYRTLPVPIEYVPQVKRYINCLISEAYMRRNMPKMLLFSEDEI; this is translated from the exons ATGACGTCAGTTTATGTTGATGGAACGGAGAGAGTAGCTGCAAGTGGTTGGTCTCCGGGGACCAGACTAAAA GATAGCGCAATGAATGAGAACCAGCAGGACTCTGAGCCTTTACTCGACGATGCGGATTACCAGCTCCTCCGCAGTGACTCGTTCCTAAACCGCTTGGGCTCAAACAACTTTGCTTCCCTCATCGAGGCTCCCGCCGCCCCAATACCTGAGAACGATGTGGCACAGCAACAGCCCCAgcccctgcaccaccaccagccaccccaccaccctccacagcagcagcaacaactaGAGATGCAGCTCCTCCACGACGCAGACATCATCGACCCCCTGTTTATTGACAGTAGCTTGCTGGCAGTACCTCAGAGTAATCTACATTTGGATCCGAATGAGAGCTGGAGCCAGGTGGAGACg ATCCAGAGTGAGACTGACAGCCTTAGCTCACTCCTGAATCATGAGGCTCCTGTGGCCATAGTTGATGGGAGCAGCAGCATATCCTACCTTCCTGATAGCACACCAACCCAGGTAGTGCCCTCCCTCCAAGCCTGGCCTGGACAATATGACTTTCAGATCTCTCTCCCTATTGAGAACAAGGATAGAAATAAG TGGTGCTTCAGTACAGAACAAAATAAGCTGTACCTGTGTCCTCATGTTGCTGTTCCAATAAATATACAGTTGCTGCAGTTTATTGatgcctccatcaccatcaccccagtCTTCAGGGACAGTCGTCATCGTGTACAGCCTGTGGTGCCATGCTTTAATTGCAAAAGCAAAA TAAATAATGATACCAAGGATCACTTAGTCATGGTGGAGGGACAAGAATGTGACTACAAGATGGTCAATGATCGCTTTGTGGTGTCTgtgcccctccaccccccaccccctggcGAGGCAGCCTCCACCCTGTTGCTGCTACTGAACTGTCTCACATCATGTGTCGGGGGACCTAACAGAAGACCATTTTGCCTTGTGTTCACTCTTCATGACAA CACTGGGGCAGTCATTGGGCGCCAGATATTAGATTTGAAGTGTTGCAAGTGTCCATCTCGTGACCTGTTAAATGAGGACAGGGCTGCAATTCGAAATCGAGAGCATGCTCTTCACAGTCACCCCCCTGGGGATCGCTCGCAG GCTCTGAAGAGATCGGCACCAGTAACTACTACTGGGGATAAGAAGAGGCGTTTCAACATCAAGCTGGAGCCGGGAACAGAGCAACGCTACAGGACACTTCCG GTCCCTATTGAGTATGTGCCCCAGGTGAAGAGATACATAAACTGCCTTATTAGTGAAGCTTACATGCGTCGAAACATGCCCAAGATGTTGCTCTTTTCTGAAGATGAAATTTAG
- the LOC127004655 gene encoding cellular tumor antigen p53-like isoform X2 yields the protein MNYFPYNQDSAMNENQQDSEPLLDDADYQLLRSDSFLNRLGSNNFASLIEAPAAPIPENDVAQQQPQPLHHHQPPHHPPQQQQQLEMQLLHDADIIDPLFIDSSLLAVPQSNLHLDPNESWSQVETIQSETDSLSSLLNHEAPVAIVDGSSSISYLPDSTPTQVVPSLQAWPGQYDFQISLPIENKDRNKWCFSTEQNKLYLCPHVAVPINIQLLQFIDASITITPVFRDSRHRVQPVVPCFNCKSKINNDTKDHLVMVEGQECDYKMVNDRFVVSVPLHPPPPGEAASTLLLLLNCLTSCVGGPNRRPFCLVFTLHDNTGAVIGRQILDLKCCKCPSRDLLNEDRAAIRNREHALHSHPPGDRSQALKRSAPVTTTGDKKRRFNIKLEPGTEQRYRTLPVPIEYVPQVKRYINCLISEAYMRRNMPKMLLFSEDEI from the exons ATGAATTACTTCCCATACAACCAG GATAGCGCAATGAATGAGAACCAGCAGGACTCTGAGCCTTTACTCGACGATGCGGATTACCAGCTCCTCCGCAGTGACTCGTTCCTAAACCGCTTGGGCTCAAACAACTTTGCTTCCCTCATCGAGGCTCCCGCCGCCCCAATACCTGAGAACGATGTGGCACAGCAACAGCCCCAgcccctgcaccaccaccagccaccccaccaccctccacagcagcagcaacaactaGAGATGCAGCTCCTCCACGACGCAGACATCATCGACCCCCTGTTTATTGACAGTAGCTTGCTGGCAGTACCTCAGAGTAATCTACATTTGGATCCGAATGAGAGCTGGAGCCAGGTGGAGACg ATCCAGAGTGAGACTGACAGCCTTAGCTCACTCCTGAATCATGAGGCTCCTGTGGCCATAGTTGATGGGAGCAGCAGCATATCCTACCTTCCTGATAGCACACCAACCCAGGTAGTGCCCTCCCTCCAAGCCTGGCCTGGACAATATGACTTTCAGATCTCTCTCCCTATTGAGAACAAGGATAGAAATAAG TGGTGCTTCAGTACAGAACAAAATAAGCTGTACCTGTGTCCTCATGTTGCTGTTCCAATAAATATACAGTTGCTGCAGTTTATTGatgcctccatcaccatcaccccagtCTTCAGGGACAGTCGTCATCGTGTACAGCCTGTGGTGCCATGCTTTAATTGCAAAAGCAAAA TAAATAATGATACCAAGGATCACTTAGTCATGGTGGAGGGACAAGAATGTGACTACAAGATGGTCAATGATCGCTTTGTGGTGTCTgtgcccctccaccccccaccccctggcGAGGCAGCCTCCACCCTGTTGCTGCTACTGAACTGTCTCACATCATGTGTCGGGGGACCTAACAGAAGACCATTTTGCCTTGTGTTCACTCTTCATGACAA CACTGGGGCAGTCATTGGGCGCCAGATATTAGATTTGAAGTGTTGCAAGTGTCCATCTCGTGACCTGTTAAATGAGGACAGGGCTGCAATTCGAAATCGAGAGCATGCTCTTCACAGTCACCCCCCTGGGGATCGCTCGCAG GCTCTGAAGAGATCGGCACCAGTAACTACTACTGGGGATAAGAAGAGGCGTTTCAACATCAAGCTGGAGCCGGGAACAGAGCAACGCTACAGGACACTTCCG GTCCCTATTGAGTATGTGCCCCAGGTGAAGAGATACATAAACTGCCTTATTAGTGAAGCTTACATGCGTCGAAACATGCCCAAGATGTTGCTCTTTTCTGAAGATGAAATTTAG
- the LOC127004655 gene encoding cellular tumor antigen p53-like isoform X3 produces MNENQQDSEPLLDDADYQLLRSDSFLNRLGSNNFASLIEAPAAPIPENDVAQQQPQPLHHHQPPHHPPQQQQQLEMQLLHDADIIDPLFIDSSLLAVPQSNLHLDPNESWSQVETIQSETDSLSSLLNHEAPVAIVDGSSSISYLPDSTPTQVVPSLQAWPGQYDFQISLPIENKDRNKWCFSTEQNKLYLCPHVAVPINIQLLQFIDASITITPVFRDSRHRVQPVVPCFNCKSKINNDTKDHLVMVEGQECDYKMVNDRFVVSVPLHPPPPGEAASTLLLLLNCLTSCVGGPNRRPFCLVFTLHDNTGAVIGRQILDLKCCKCPSRDLLNEDRAAIRNREHALHSHPPGDRSQALKRSAPVTTTGDKKRRFNIKLEPGTEQRYRTLPVPIEYVPQVKRYINCLISEAYMRRNMPKMLLFSEDEI; encoded by the exons ATGAATGAGAACCAGCAGGACTCTGAGCCTTTACTCGACGATGCGGATTACCAGCTCCTCCGCAGTGACTCGTTCCTAAACCGCTTGGGCTCAAACAACTTTGCTTCCCTCATCGAGGCTCCCGCCGCCCCAATACCTGAGAACGATGTGGCACAGCAACAGCCCCAgcccctgcaccaccaccagccaccccaccaccctccacagcagcagcaacaactaGAGATGCAGCTCCTCCACGACGCAGACATCATCGACCCCCTGTTTATTGACAGTAGCTTGCTGGCAGTACCTCAGAGTAATCTACATTTGGATCCGAATGAGAGCTGGAGCCAGGTGGAGACg ATCCAGAGTGAGACTGACAGCCTTAGCTCACTCCTGAATCATGAGGCTCCTGTGGCCATAGTTGATGGGAGCAGCAGCATATCCTACCTTCCTGATAGCACACCAACCCAGGTAGTGCCCTCCCTCCAAGCCTGGCCTGGACAATATGACTTTCAGATCTCTCTCCCTATTGAGAACAAGGATAGAAATAAG TGGTGCTTCAGTACAGAACAAAATAAGCTGTACCTGTGTCCTCATGTTGCTGTTCCAATAAATATACAGTTGCTGCAGTTTATTGatgcctccatcaccatcaccccagtCTTCAGGGACAGTCGTCATCGTGTACAGCCTGTGGTGCCATGCTTTAATTGCAAAAGCAAAA TAAATAATGATACCAAGGATCACTTAGTCATGGTGGAGGGACAAGAATGTGACTACAAGATGGTCAATGATCGCTTTGTGGTGTCTgtgcccctccaccccccaccccctggcGAGGCAGCCTCCACCCTGTTGCTGCTACTGAACTGTCTCACATCATGTGTCGGGGGACCTAACAGAAGACCATTTTGCCTTGTGTTCACTCTTCATGACAA CACTGGGGCAGTCATTGGGCGCCAGATATTAGATTTGAAGTGTTGCAAGTGTCCATCTCGTGACCTGTTAAATGAGGACAGGGCTGCAATTCGAAATCGAGAGCATGCTCTTCACAGTCACCCCCCTGGGGATCGCTCGCAG GCTCTGAAGAGATCGGCACCAGTAACTACTACTGGGGATAAGAAGAGGCGTTTCAACATCAAGCTGGAGCCGGGAACAGAGCAACGCTACAGGACACTTCCG GTCCCTATTGAGTATGTGCCCCAGGTGAAGAGATACATAAACTGCCTTATTAGTGAAGCTTACATGCGTCGAAACATGCCCAAGATGTTGCTCTTTTCTGAAGATGAAATTTAG